In a single window of the Raphanus sativus cultivar WK10039 chromosome 9, ASM80110v3, whole genome shotgun sequence genome:
- the LOC108828215 gene encoding dicarboxylate transporter 2.1, chloroplastic, translating to MKSLALGSLSTTASFSHHHHPSRISLLRRISSRSPPPTISLPSLPTIRSLSVQPLTFPLLKPIPRFSTTRISAAPRDVVPPPPPPPPPQGAKLLPLILSLSVGLILRFAVPLPEGVTPQGWQLLSIFLSTIAGLVLSPLPVGAWAFLGLTASIVTKTLSFSAAFSAFTSEVIWLIVISFFFARGFVKTGLGDRIATYFVKWLGKSTLGLSYGLTISEALIAPAMPSTTARAGGIFLPIIKSLSLSAGSKPNDSSSRKLGSYLIQNQFQCAGNSSALFLTAAAQNLLCLKLAEELGVVIANPWVSWFKAASLPAIISLLCTPLILYKLYPPETKDTPEAPGIAALKLKQMGPVTKNEWIMVGTMLLAVTLWICGETLGIPSVVAAMIGLSILLLLGVLNWDDCLSEKSAWDTLAWFAVLVGMAGQLTSLGVVSWMSDCVAKVLQSLSLSWPAAFGLLQAAYFFIHYLFASQTGHVGALFSAFLAMNIAAGVPGVLAALALAYNTNLFGALTHYSSGQAAVYYGAGYVDLPDVFKIGFVMATINAIIWGVVGTFWWKFLGLY from the exons ATGAAGAGCCTCGCGCTTGGCTCTCTCTCCACCACCGCTTCATTCTCCCACCACCACCATCCCTCACGCATCTCTCTCCTCCGCCGCATCTCATCGAGATCTCCGCCACCAACCATCTCTCTCCCTTCTCTCCCGACTATCCGATCTCTCTCCGTTCAACCTCTCACCTTCCCTCTCCTCAAACCAATCCCCCGCTTCTCCACAACACGGATCTCCGCCGCACCACGCGACGTcgtccctcctcctcctcctcctccgccgccgcaaGGAGCGAAACTACTCCCTCTGATCCTCTCCCTCTCCGTGGGTCTAATCCTCCGATTCGCCGTCCCTCTACCGGAAGGAGTCACCCCGCAAGGCTGGCAGCTCCTCTCCATCTTCCTCTCCACCATCGCCGGCCTCGTCCTCAGCCCACTCCCCGTCGGAGCGTGGGCCTTCCTGGGCCTCACCGCTTCCATCGTCACCAAAACGCTTTCCTTCTCCGCGGCCTTCTCCGCCTTCACGAGCGAGGTCATCTGGCTGATcgtcatctccttcttcttcgctCGCGGCTTCGTCAAGACCGGTCTCGGTGATAGGATCGCTACTTACTTCGTCAAGTGGCTCGGCAAGAGCACGTTAGGTCTCTCCTACGGGTTGACGATTAGCGAAGCTTTGATTGCTCCTGCTATGCCGAGCACGACGGCTAGAGCCGGTGGTATTTTCTTGCCGATCATTAAGTCGCTTTCTCTCTCCGCTGGGAGTAAACCAaatgattcttcttcgaggaagTTAGGTTCTTACCTGATCCAAAACCAGTTCCAG TGTGCTGGAAACTCTAGTGCTCTGTTCTTGACTGCAGCAGCTCAGAATTTACTGTGTCTCAAGTTAGCGGAGGAGCTTGGAGTAGTGATAGCAAACCCATGGGTGTCTTGGTTCAAAGCAGCTAGTCTACCAGCAATCATATCGCTTCTATGTACACCACTTATCCTCTACAAGCTTTACCCTCCAGAAACCAAAGACACACCCGAAGCTCCTGGTATCGCTGCTTTGAAGCTCAAGCAGATGGGTCCCGTCACTAAAAACGAATGGATCATGGTCGGTACCATGCTTCTCGCCGTCACTCTTTGGATCTGCGG AGAGACTCTAGGGATACCGAGTGTTGTAGCTGCAATGATCGGTCTCTCCATACTTCTTCTCCTCGGTGTACTTAACTGGGACGATTGCCTTAGCGAAAAATCAGCGTGGGACACGTTAGCTTGGTTTGCGGTCTTGGTGGGGATGGCGGGACAGCTGACAAGCCTCGGTGTTGTGTCATGGATGTCTGATTGCGTAGCCAAAGTTTTGCAGTCTCTCTCGTTGAGCTGGCCTGCTGCGTTTGGTCTTCTCCAAGCAGCTTACTTCTTCATTCACTACCTTTTCGCAAGCCAAACGGGTCACGTTGGAGCTCTATTCTCGGCTTTCTTGGCTATGAATATAGCAGCGGGTGTTCCAGGGGTATTAGCTGCACTTGCTTTGGCGTATAACACCAATCTTTTTGGTGCTTTGACTCATTACAGTAGCGGTCAAGCCGCTGTCTACTATGGAG CTGGGTATGTTGATCTACCTGATGTATTCAAGATTGGATTTGTGATGGCAACCATTAATGCTATCATCTGGGGAGTAGTTGGAACTTTCTGGTGGAAGTTTTTGGGTCTCTATTAA
- the LOC108827433 gene encoding uncharacterized protein LOC108827433 — protein MADLDPEIAKTQEERRKMEAELSLTSVTFDRDLYGGNDRDSYATSIAPNDEEDSNLDANGSLVAQRLASYTAPKSILNDLARAHVEDDDGGFKPRQTIAEREGDYRNRRLNRVLSPDRVDPFAMGEKTPDPSVRTYNDHMRETAVQREREETMRLIAKKKKEAEEAAKELKDSGVAASSKRRNRWDHAEEDGGGVAKKAKASDSDWDVADSAPGIGKWDATPGRAGDATPSVGRRGRNRWDETPTPGRVTDSDATPGGVTPGATPSGVTWDATPRGSATPTPKRQRSRWDETPATMGSATPGGMTPNAAYTPGVTPFGAVDMATPTPSQLNLRGAMTPEQYNLARWEKDIEERNRPLSDEELDAMFPTEGYKVLDPPASYVPVRTPARKAVGTPTPMTTPGYVMPEEHRGQQFDVPQELPDGLPFMKPEDYQYFAALLNEENEEELSPDEQKERKIMKLLLKVKNGTPAQRKTALRQLTDKARELGAGPLFNKILPLLMQPTLEDQERHLLVKVIDRILYKLDELVRPFVHKILVVIEPLLIDEDYYARVEGREIISNLSKAAGLATMIAAMRPDIDNMDEYVRNTTARAFSVVASALGIPALLPFLKAVCQSKKSWQARHTGIKIVQQIAILIGCAVLPHLRSLVEIIEHGLSDENQKVRTITALSLAALAEASAPYGIESFDSVLKPLWKGIRSHRGKVLAAFLKAIGFIIPLMDAIYASYYTKEVMVILIREFQSPDEEMKKIVLKVVKQCVSTEGVEPDYIRSDILPEFFRHFWVRRMALEKRNYKQLVETTVEIANKVGVADIVNKIVAEGLKDESEPYRRMVMETIDKVITNLGASDIDSRLEELLIDGMLYAFQEQTTDDTNVMLNGFGAVVNGLGQRVKPYLPQICGTIKWRLNNKSAKVRQQAADLISRIAVVMKQCGEEQLMGHLGVVLYEYLGEEYPEVLGSILGALKAIVNVIGMTKMTPPIKDLLPRLTPILKNRHEKVQENCIDLVGRIADRGAEFVPAREWMRICFELLEMLKAHKKGIRRATVNTFGYIAKAIGPQDVLATLLNNLKVQERQNRVCTTVAIAIVAETCSPFTVLPALMNEYRVPELNVQNGVLKSLSFLFEYIGEMGKDYIYAVTPLLEDALMDRDLVHRQTAASAVKHMALGVAGLGCEDALVHLLNFIWPNIFETSPHVINAVMEAIEGMRVALGAAVILNYCLQGLFHPARKVREVYWKIYNSLYIGAQDTLVAAYPVLEDEQNNVYSRPELTMFL, from the coding sequence ATGGCGGATCTAGATCCCGAGATCGCTAAAACGCAAGAGGAGAGGCGTAAGATGGAAGCAGAGCTCTCCCTCACTTCCGTGACCTTCGATCGCGATCTCTACGGAGGCAACGACCGCGACTCCTACGCAACTTCCATCGCGCCGAACGACGAGGAGGATTCGAATCTGGACGCCAACGGCTCCCTCGTGGCTCAGCGTCTCGCCTCCTACACGGCTCCCAAGTCTATCCTCAACGACCTTGCTCGCGCTCACGTGGAGGATGACGACGGCGGATTTAAACCTAGGCAGACGATCGCTGAGCGTGAGGGGGATTACCGTAACAGGAGGCTTAACCGAGTTCTCTCGCCGGATAGAGTTGATCCGTTTGCTATGGGGGAGAAGACTCCGGATCCGAGTGTTAGGACGTATAACGATCATATGAGGGAGACGGCTGTGCAGAGGGAGAGGGAGGAGACTATGAGGCTGATtgctaagaagaagaaggaagcgGAAGAAGCTGCTAAGGAGCTGAAAGATTCTGGTGTTGCTGCTTCTTCCAAGAGGAGGAACAGATGGGACCATGCTGAAGAAGACGGTGGTGGTGTTGCGAAGAAGGCTAAAGCTTCTGATTCTGATTGGGATGTAGCTGATTCAGCTCCAGGGATTGGGAAATGGGACGCAACTCCAGGGAGAGCTGGTGACGCTACACCGTCTGTTGGAAGAAGAGGGAGGAACAGATGGGACGAGACTCCTACCCCTGGGCGTGTGACTGATTCTGATGCTACACCAGGTGGTGTTACTCCTGGTGCAACTCCTTCTGGTGTTACTTGGGACGCTACTCCGAGAGGGTCTGCGACTCCAACTCCGAAGCGTCAACGTTCTAGGTGGGATGAGACGCCAGCTACTATGGGGAGTGCTACTCCGGGTGGAATGACTCCTAATGCTGCTTACACTCCTGGTGTTACTCCATTCGGGGCAGTTGACATGGCTACACCAACTCCGAGTCAGCTTAATCTGCGTGGTGCTATGACCCCGGAGCAGTACAATTTGGCGAGGTGGGAGAAGGATATTGAAGAGAGAAACAGGCCTTTGAGTGATGAAGAGCTTGATGCCATGTTTCCTACAGAAGGATACAAAGTGTTAGACCCGCCTGCTTCTTATGTTCCCGTTAGAACACCTGCTAGGAAGGCTGTTGGAACGCCGACACCCATGACAACTCCTGGATACGTTATGCCTGAGGAGCACCGTGGGCAGCAGTTTGATGTGCCCCAGGAGCTTCCTGATGGTCTGCCTTTTATGAAACCAGAGGATTATCAGTATTTTGCAGCTTTGTTGAACGAAGAGAATGAAGAGGAGCTGTCTCCTGACGAGCAGAAAGAGCGGAAGATCATGAAACTGTTGCTAAAGGTGAAAAACGGAACTCCTGCTCAAAGGAAAACAGCTCTAAGGCAGCTTACTGATAAGGCTCGTGAGCTTGGTGCTGGTCCTCTGTTTAATAAGATTCTGCCATTGCTCATGCAACCTACTTTGGAAGATCAGGAGAGGCATCTGTTGGTCAAAGTAATCGACAGGATTCTGTACAAACTTGATGAGCTGGTAAGGCCTTTTGTCCACAAAATTCTGGTTGTTATTGAGCCTTTGCTGATTGATGAAGATTATTATGCTCGAGTAGAAGGGAGAGAGATTATTTCGAACCTTAGTAAAGCAGCAGGCTTAGCCACGATGATTGCAGCTATGCGTCCCGATATAGACAACATGGATGAGTACGTGAGGAACACAACAGCAAGAGCTTTCAGTGTGGTGGCTTCAGCTCTTGGAATTCCTGCACTGTTGCCATTCCTGAAAGCCGTTTGTCAGAGTAAGAAGTCATGGCAGGCACGGCACACTGGGATTAAGATTGTCCAGCAGATTGCCATACTTATCGGCTGTGCTGTCTTACCTCATTTGAGGTCTCTGGTGGAAATTATTGAACATGGTCTCAGCGATGAAAATCAGAAGGTTAGGACTATTACGGCTTTGTCATTGGCTGCTCTTGCGGAAGCTTCTGCTCCTTATGGTATCGAGAGCTTCGACTCTGTTCTGAAGCCTCTGTGGAAAGGTATCAGGTCCCACCGTGGAAAAGTCTTGGCTGCGTTCTTGAAGGCGATTGGGTTTATCATCCCGTTGATGGATGCTATATATGCGAGCTATTATACAAAAGAAGTGATGGTTATCTTGATTCGTGAGTTCCAGTCACCTGATGAAGAGATGAAGAAAATTGTCCTCAAGGTGGTGAAACAGTGTGTAAGCACAGAAGGTGTGGAACCGGATTACATCCGCAGTGACATTTTGCCTGAGTTTTTCAGGCATTTCTGGGTTAGGAGAATGGCTCTAGAGAAGAGAAACTACAAGCAGCTTGTTGAAACCACTGTTGAGATTGCAAACAAGGTTGGTGTTGCTGATATTGTGAATAAGATTGTTGCAGAGGGTCTTAAAGACGAGAGTGAGCCATACCGCCGTATGGTTATGGAAACCATTGACAAGGTCATCACAAACTTGGGAGCATCTGATATTGATTCGAGACTGGAGGAGCTGCTCATAGATGGCATGCTTTATGCTTTCCAAGAGCAGACAACAGATGATACTAATGTGATGCTTAATGGATTTGGTGCTGTGGTGAATGGTCTTGGTCAGCGAGTGAAGCCTTACCTTCCTCAGATCTGTGGTACCATCAAGTGGAGATTGAACAACAAGAGTGCAAAGGTAAGACAACAAGCCGCTGATCTTATTTCCAGAATTGCCGTTGTGATGAAGCAGTGTGGAGAGGAACAGTTGATGGGACATCTCGGTGTTGTTTTGTATGAGTATCTTGGAGAAGAGTACCCTGAAGTCTTGGGATCAATTCTTGGAGCTCTAAAAGCAATTGTCAACGTGATTGGTATGACAAAGATGACTCCTCCCATTAAGGATCTGCTTCCAAGACTGACTCCAATTTTGAAGAACAGGCATGAGAAAGTGCAAGAGAATTGTATCGACCTTGTTGGTAGGATTGCTGATCGTGGTGCTGAGTTTGTTCCAGCAAGGGAATGGATGAGAATCTGTTTCGAGCTTCTTGAGATGCTCAAAGCTCACAAGAAAGGTATCCGACGTGCCACTGTCAACACTTTTGGATACATCGCCAAAGCCATTGGACCACAAGACGTTCTCGCCACGTTGCTGAACaatctcaaagtccaagagcgcCAGAACCGTGTCTGCACCACAGTGGCAATCGCTATTGTCGCTGAGACATGCTCTCCGTTTACTGTCTTGCCCGCTTTGATGAACGAGTACCGTGTTCCAGAGCTCAACGTCCAGAACGGTGTCCTGAAATCACTCTCTTTCCTCTTCGAGTACATTGGAGAGATGGGCAAGGATTACATATACGCGGTCACACCATTGCTGGAGGATGCGCTCATGGACAGGGACTTGGTTCACAGACAAACCGCAGCTTCAGCAGTGAAACACATGGCGTTAGGTGTAGCTGGTTTGGGATGCGAAGACGCTCTGGTTCACTTGCTCAACTTCATCTGGCCGAACATCTTCGAGACATCTCCTCACGTGATCAACGCTGTGATGGAAGCCATTGAAGGAATGAGAGTGGCGTTGGGTGCAGCTGTGATACTGAACTATTGTCTGCAGGGTCTGTTCCATCCGGCTCGCAAGGTCCGTGAAGTGTACTGGAAGATTTACAATTCGCTCTACATTGGTGCTCAGGACACGCTCGTTGCTGCTTACCCGGTTCTTGAAGATGAGCAGAACAATGTTTATAGCCGACCAGAGTTGACGATGTTTCTGTGA
- the LOC108828554 gene encoding bifunctional riboflavin biosynthesis protein RIBA 1, chloroplastic has translation MSSINLSSSSPSTISLSRSRLSQSSTPTTLLHRITIPSHHPSPFSIKTTSKVKASVISREDDLLSSYTNGSLINEDSSAPPPPNGFVAEDDDYELDLPTPGFSSIPEAIEDIRQGKLVVVVDDEDRENEGDLVMAAQLATPEAMAFIVKHGTGIVCVSMKDDDLQRLNLPLMVNHKENEEKLCTAFTVTVDAKHGTTTGVSARDRATTILSLASRDSNPEDFNRPGHIFPLKYREGGVLKRAGHTEASLDLTVLAGLDPVGVLCEIVDDDGSMARLPKLREFAAENSLRIVSIADLIRYRRKRDKLVERSSAARIPTMWGPFTAYCYKSILDGIEHIAMVKGEIGDGQDILVRVHSECLTGDIFGSARCDCGNQLALAMQQIESAGRGVLVYLRGHEGRGIGLGHKLRAYNLQDAGRDTVEANEELGLPVDSREYGIGAQILRDLGVRTMKLMTNNPAKYVGLKGYGLAIVGRVPLLSLITKENKRYLETKRTKMGHMYGLKFNGDGVVEKIDDSATTES, from the exons atgtCTTCGATCAATCTATCGTCTTCCTCTCCTtccaccatctctctctcccGCTCAAG ACTTAGCCAAAGCTCTACTCCTACTACATTGCTCCACCGTATTACTATACCATCTCACCATCCATCACCATTCTCCATTAAAACCACTTCAAAAGTCAAAGCTTCAGTCATCTCCAGAGAAGACGATCTCCTCTCTTCTTACACCAACGGTTCACTCATTAACGAAGACTCCTCAGCTCCTCCACCACCCAACGGTTTCGTTGCTGAAGACGATGACTACGAGCTGGATCTACCAACACCTGGCTTCTCCTCAATCCCTGAAGCCATCGAAGACATACGCCAAGGAAAG CTTGTGGTGGTTGTGGATGACGAAGACAGAGAAAACGAAGGCGACTTAGTCATGGCTGCTCAGCTAGCTACACCTGAAGCTATGGCTTTCATCGTCAAACACGGAACTGGGATCGTCTGTGTCAGCATGAAAGACGATGATCTCCAGAGGTTGAACCTTCCTCTCATGGTGAATCACAAGGAGAACGAAGAGAAGCTCTGCACTGCATTCACAGTCACTGTG GATGCAAAACATGGTACAACGACAGGAGTATCAGCTCGCGACAGGGCGACAACGATACTCTCCCTCGCATCAAGAGACTCAAACCCTGAAGACTTCAACCGTCCAGGACACATCTTCCCGCTCAAGTACCGAGAAGGAGGGGTTTTGAAAAGAGCTGGACACACCGAAGCATCTCTTGATCTCACCGTGTTGGCTGGACTAGATCCTGTTGGAGTACTCTGTGAgattgttgatgatgatggCTCCATGGCTAGATTACCAAAGCTCCGTGAGTTTGCAGCTGAGAATAGCCTCAGGATCGTTTCCATTGCAGATTTGATCAG GTATCGAAGGAAGAGAGATAAGCTAGTGGAACGTTCTTCTGCAGCTCGGATCCCAACAATGTGGGGACCTTTCACAGCTTATTGCTACAAGTCTATACTAGACGGCATTGAGCACATTGCAATGGTTAAG GGAGAGATCGGTGACGGTCAAGACATTCTTGTGAGGGTTCATTCTGAATGTCTCACGGGGGACATATTTGGATCAGCGAGGTGTGACTGCGGGAACCAGCTAGCTCTTGCTATGCAGCAGATTGAGTCTGCTGGTCGTGGTGTGTTGGTTTACCTACGTGGACATGAAGGAAGAGGGATTGGTTTAGGACATAAGCTTCGAGCTTATAATCTTCAAGATGCTGGTAGGGATACGGTCGAAGCTAATGAGGAACTAGGACTTCCGGTTGACTCTAGAGAGTATGGAATTGGTGCACAGATACTAAGGGATTTGGGAGTGAGGACGATGAAGCTGATGACGAATAATCCGGCTAAGTATGTTGGTTTGAAGGGATATGGTTTAGCTATTGTGGGGAGAGTGCCTCTGTTGAGTCTTATCACAAAGGAGAATAAGAGATATTTGGAGACAAAGAGGACAAAGATGGGTCACATGTATGGGTTGAAGTTCAATGGTGATGGTGTTGTGGAGAAGATTGATGATTCTGCAACCACTGAAAGCTGA